The proteins below come from a single Gossypium raimondii isolate GPD5lz chromosome 2, ASM2569854v1, whole genome shotgun sequence genomic window:
- the LOC105788197 gene encoding beta-carotene isomerase D27, chloroplastic, producing MVALGLQATHLISPQKLPIRKQRTFSNIVIRSSIAEPSGEPAPLGQKTKYNDGLFAKAFMGLFARKMEKFAAAPKGGTEPKKGVFDYDYESFVEVSKRVMQGRSRLQQQQVVRQVLLSMLPPGAPAQFRKLFPPTKWAAEFNAALTVPFFYWLVGPSEVVEVEINGVKQKSGVHIKKCRYLENSGCVGMCVNMCKIPTQDFFTNEFGLPLTMIPNFEDMSCEMVYGQVPPSFEEDEASKQPCFAEICSMANPKSSVCHKLQA from the exons ATGGTGGCTTTAGGCCTCCAAGCCACACATTTGATTTCCCCTCAAAAGTTACCAATACGTAAACAAAGAACCTTTAGCAACATTGTCATCCGGAGTAGTATTGCAGAGCCGTCGGGAGAACCAGCACCATTGGGACAAAAAACTAAATACAACGATGGGTTGTTTGCCAAGGCATTTATGGGTCTTTTCGCCCGCAAGATGGAGAAGTTCGCGGCTGCACCAAAAGGTGGAACAGAACCAAAGAAAGGGGTTTTCGACTATGACTATGAGAGCTTTGTTGAGGTGTCAAAGAGAGTAATGCAAGGGAGGTCTCGGTTGCAGCAGCAACAAGTGGTCCGACAAGTGCTCTTGTCCATGCTCCCACCCGGCGCACCAGCTCAG TTTCGGAAATTGTTTCCACCAACAAAGTGGGCTGCAGAGTTCAATGCTGCACTCACTGTTCCTTTCTTCTACTGGTTAGTTGGTCCATCTGAG gtTGTGGAAGTGGAGATAAATGGAGTGAAGCAAAAAAGTGGGGTTCATATTAAGAAATGCAG gTACCTAGAGAACAGTGGGTGTGTTGGTATGTGTGTGAATATGTGCAAAATTCCAACCCAAGATTTCTTTACCAATGAGTTCGGCCTTCCATTAACCATGATCCCAA ATTTTGAAGACATGAGTTGTGAAATGGTGTATGGACAAGTTCCACCATCTTTCGAGGAGGACGAAGCATCCAAGCAGCCTTGTTTTGCAGAAATAT GTTCCATGGCAAACCCCAAGTCTAGTGTCTGCCACAAATTACAAGCTTGA